A single window of Balaenoptera ricei isolate mBalRic1 chromosome 15, mBalRic1.hap2, whole genome shotgun sequence DNA harbors:
- the PMM2 gene encoding phosphomannomutase 2 — MAAPGPALCLFDVDGTLTAPRQKITKDMDCFLQKLRQKIKVGVVGGSDFEKVQEQLGNDVVEKYDYVFPENGLVAYKDGKLLCKQNIQGHLGEALIQDLINYCLSYISKIKLPKKRGTFIEFRNGMLNVCPVGRSCSQEERIEFYELDQKENIRQKFVEDLRKEFAGKGLTFSIGGQISFDVFPDGWDKRFCLGHVEKDGYKTIYFFGDKTMPGGNDHEIFADPRTVGYTVTAPEDTRRICEELFC, encoded by the exons AAAATTACCAAAGACATGGATTGCTTTCTacaaaaactgaggcagaagatcaAAGTTGGAGTCGTAGGCGGGTCGGACTTTGAGAAAGTACAGGAGCAACTGGGAAACGATG TGGTTGAaaaatatgattatgtgtttcCAGAAAATGGCTTGGTAGCATACAAAGATGGGAAACTCTTGTGCAAACAG AATATTCAAGGTCACCTGGGTGAGGCCCTAATCCAGGATTTAATCAACTACTGTCTGAGCTACATCTCGAAAATTAAACTCCCGAAGAAGAG GGGTACTTTCATCGAATTCCGAAATGGGATGTTGAATGTGTGCCCTGTCGGAAGAAGCTGCAGCCAAGAAGAACGCATTGAGTTCTACGAACTGGATCAA aaagaaaatataagacagAAATTCGTGGAGGATCTGCGGAAAGAGTTTGCAGGGAAAGGCCTCACGTTTTCCATAG GCGGCCAGATCAGCTTTGATGTCTTCCCTGACGGATGGGACAAGAGGTTTTGCCTGGGACATGTGGAAAAGGACGGCTATAAGACCATTTATTTCTTTGGTGACAAAACCATGCCA GGCGGGAACGACCACGAGATCTTCGCAGACCCGAGGACGGTGGGCTACACCGTGACGGCACCCGAGGACACACGCAGGATCTGTGAGGAGCTCTTCTGCTGA
- the CARHSP1 gene encoding calcium-regulated heat-stable protein 1 — protein sequence MSSEPPPPSQHPTHQSSAGLLDTQEARDRSPSPLRGNVVPSPLPTRRTRTFSATVRASQGPVYKGVCKCFCRSKGHGFITPADGGPDIFLHISDVEGEYVPVEGDEVTYKMCSIPPKNEKLQAVEVVITHLAPGTKHETWSGHIISS from the exons ATGTCATCTGAGCCTCCTCCCCCATCGCAGCACCCCACCCACCAGTCCTCGGCCGGGCTGCTGGATACCCAAGAGGCCCGAGATCGCTCACCGTCCCCGCTTCGGGGCAACGTGGTCCCGAGCCCACTGCCCACTCGCCGGACAAGGACCTTCTCAGC GACGGTGCGGGCTTCACAGGGCCCTGTCTACAAAGGAGTCTGCAAATGCTTCTGTCGGTCCAAGGGCCACGGCTTCATTACCCCGGCCGACGGCGGCCCTGACATCTTCCTGCACATCTCCGA CGTGGAGGGGGAGTACGTCCCCGTGGAAGGCGATGAGGTCACCTATAAGATGTGCTCCATCCCGCCCAAGAACGAGAAGCTGCAGGCCGTGGAGGTGGTCATCACCCACCTGGCGCCGGGCACCAAGCACGAGACCTGGTCCGGCCACATCATCAGCTCCTAG